One genomic region from Prochlorococcus marinus CUG1433 encodes:
- a CDS encoding SDR family oxidoreductase, whose protein sequence is MKIAITGASGKTGYRISEEAVKKGYKVRQIIRKNSKVSAGLESLETIRVSLDKKGELDKALKDIDALIIATGARASIDLTGPAKVDALGVYRQLESCKRVGIKRVILVSSLCTGKLFHPLNLFGLILIWKKLGENFLRNSNFEWTIIRPGGLKENEDIKSENINYSKEDTQINGSIPRRLVAQCCIDSLKNKESINKLIEVTSSNDNKKISFKKAMQMI, encoded by the coding sequence ATGAAAATAGCAATTACTGGTGCATCTGGGAAAACAGGTTATAGAATTTCCGAAGAAGCAGTTAAGAAAGGATATAAAGTAAGACAAATCATTAGAAAGAATTCAAAAGTCTCAGCAGGACTAGAGAGTTTGGAAACAATTAGGGTTTCATTAGACAAAAAAGGTGAACTTGATAAAGCTTTAAAAGATATTGATGCTTTGATAATTGCGACTGGAGCGAGAGCATCAATAGATTTAACTGGTCCTGCAAAGGTTGATGCATTAGGTGTATACAGGCAATTAGAGAGTTGCAAAAGAGTTGGTATTAAAAGAGTTATTTTAGTTAGTTCCCTTTGTACTGGTAAATTATTTCACCCATTAAACCTATTTGGTTTAATTCTTATTTGGAAGAAATTAGGTGAAAACTTTCTACGAAATTCAAATTTTGAATGGACTATTATTAGACCTGGTGGATTAAAGGAAAATGAAGATATTAAATCAGAAAATATAAATTATTCAAAGGAGGATACTCAAATTAATGGATCAATCCCAAGAAGATTAGTTGCGCAATGTTGTATAGATTCCTTAAAAAACAAAGAATCCATAAATAAGTTAATAGAAGTTACAAGTTCTAATGATAATAAAAAGATATCTTTTAAAAAAGCTATGCAAATGATTTAA
- the nth gene encoding endonuclease III — protein MRKSERAEIIRKELKKLYPSPPIPLNHTNAYTLLVAVVLSAQSTDKKVNELTKSLFKVADNPEKMITLGINGIYKHIKFLGLSNQKSKNIYNLSKLLIEKHNCRVPDSFEKLESLPGVGHKTASVVMSQVFKIPSFPVDTHIHRLAQRWGLSNGDSVVQTEKDLKKIFPINDWNTLHLQIIFYGREYCTARGCDGTKCSLCRTLYPKRKKKFICKKA, from the coding sequence ATGAGAAAGTCCGAAAGAGCAGAAATAATACGCAAGGAACTCAAAAAGCTATATCCATCGCCTCCAATACCCCTTAATCATACAAATGCATATACACTTCTAGTCGCCGTAGTTTTAAGTGCTCAATCAACAGATAAGAAGGTTAATGAATTAACAAAAAGCTTATTTAAGGTTGCAGATAATCCAGAAAAGATGATCACGCTAGGTATTAATGGCATTTACAAACACATAAAGTTTTTAGGTCTATCTAATCAAAAATCAAAGAACATTTATAACTTATCTAAATTACTGATTGAGAAACATAATTGTAGGGTCCCAGATTCTTTTGAGAAGCTTGAATCTCTTCCAGGGGTAGGTCATAAAACAGCATCAGTTGTAATGTCTCAAGTGTTTAAAATACCGTCATTCCCAGTAGATACTCACATACACAGGTTGGCACAAAGATGGGGGCTTTCAAATGGAGATAGCGTAGTTCAAACAGAAAAAGACCTTAAAAAAATATTTCCTATTAATGATTGGAATACCTTACATTTGCAAATAATCTTTTATGGCAGAGAATATTGCACAGCAAGAGGCTGTGATGGAACAAAATGTTCTTTATGTCGAACTCTTTATCCCAAAAGAAAAAAGAAATTTATATGTAAAAAGGCTTAA
- the hisA gene encoding 1-(5-phosphoribosyl)-5-[(5-phosphoribosylamino)methylideneamino]imidazole-4-carboxamide isomerase: protein MDLIPAIDLMNGKCVRLFKGDFNKRKDFTKEPHEQAKFWEREGAKYLHIVDLDAAKTGLPTNDKSIKKIAKTVNIPIQIGGGIRSQERIEQLFSYGIEKVIMGTSAIENKELVKDLSNKFPGRIIVGIDAKDGKVSTRGWLEQSNIFATDLVKEFSSFKIASFIVTDINTDGTLEGTNEEFIKSILEITDIPVIASGGVGSISDLLSLIKFENSGLFGVIVGKALYENKFTINEANNIFSSERLNDFDLNRNYYA, encoded by the coding sequence ATGGACCTAATACCAGCAATTGATTTAATGAATGGTAAGTGTGTAAGGCTTTTTAAAGGCGACTTTAATAAAAGAAAAGACTTTACCAAAGAGCCTCATGAGCAAGCTAAATTTTGGGAAAGAGAAGGGGCTAAATATTTACATATAGTTGATTTGGATGCCGCAAAAACTGGGTTACCAACAAACGACAAATCAATAAAAAAGATTGCAAAAACAGTTAATATACCTATTCAAATAGGTGGGGGGATAAGGTCTCAAGAAAGGATAGAACAATTATTTTCTTATGGTATTGAGAAAGTTATCATGGGAACCTCTGCAATAGAAAATAAAGAACTAGTTAAAGACTTATCAAATAAATTTCCTGGAAGGATAATTGTTGGGATAGATGCCAAAGATGGAAAAGTTAGTACAAGGGGATGGCTTGAGCAATCTAATATTTTTGCCACAGATCTAGTAAAGGAGTTTTCTTCATTTAAAATAGCTAGTTTTATTGTTACAGATATAAATACAGATGGGACATTAGAAGGAACAAATGAAGAATTCATAAAAAGCATACTCGAAATTACAGATATTCCAGTAATAGCCTCAGGAGGTGTTGGTTCAATTTCTGATTTATTATCGTTAATAAAATTTGAAAACTCTGGACTCTTTGGAGTGATTGTAGGTAAAGCTCTATATGAAAATAAATTCACGATCAACGAAGCGAATAATATATTCTCATCAGAGAGATTAAATGACTTTGATTTAAACAGAAATTACTACGCTTAA
- a CDS encoding DUF296 domain-containing protein: MQPHSLKLFPESDLINSIKEYSLSNNLYGYVSGVVGNLRKVCIQCPGNQEINKFEGNLEIVSLNGHFNNGDVHLHLSFADEGCNVFGGHLEEGCIVKKGTDILLLSFEQKIINISSNDLLKNESRVKAYILKGCPWSKRAIRLLNSLSIPHEVSLIENDESFQKIMAQSSHNTFPQIFLDNKFFGGYDELSEQAKLDNLSSFK, translated from the coding sequence ATGCAGCCTCATAGCCTAAAGCTATTTCCAGAATCTGATTTGATAAATTCAATTAAAGAATATTCTTTATCAAATAATTTATACGGGTATGTTTCTGGAGTGGTTGGTAATCTTAGAAAAGTTTGTATTCAATGCCCAGGAAATCAGGAGATAAATAAATTTGAGGGAAATCTAGAGATCGTTTCTTTAAATGGACATTTTAATAATGGAGATGTTCATTTACATTTGAGTTTTGCAGATGAGGGATGTAATGTCTTTGGTGGGCATCTTGAGGAGGGATGTATTGTAAAAAAAGGTACTGATATATTATTACTTTCTTTTGAACAAAAAATTATTAATATCTCAAGTAATGATTTATTAAAAAATGAATCACGGGTAAAAGCATATATTTTAAAGGGTTGTCCTTGGTCTAAAAGAGCAATTAGGTTGCTTAATTCTTTATCTATTCCTCATGAAGTTTCTTTAATAGAAAATGATGAAAGCTTTCAAAAAATAATGGCACAAAGTAGCCATAATACTTTCCCTCAAATATTTTTGGATAATAAATTTTTTGGAGGATATGATGAACTTTCTGAACAAGCAAAATTAGATAACTTAAGTTCATTTAAGTAA
- a CDS encoding ABC transporter ATP-binding protein, with protein MKNEALIIDDLHHKYDKRECSNWILNAINLTIENGELLGLLGPSGCGKTTLLRLIAGFEYPSKGRISLNDKEISSGKKILSPEKRNIGMVFQDYALFPHLTVLENVIFGLKNKKDRSRVDYLLNVVGLDSFIGRYPHELSGGQKQRLAIARALAPGTNFILLDEPFCSLDMHVKLKLRSELPNILNGCNASGLMVTHDPEEAMSICDKVAVMNEGKIHQIDTPINLLNNPKTLFVSSFILGNNIINLQKNGNSYMSCLGEINSSGVLQNSNIKSMSISPKFISIKRSKSGNANVISKEFLGEFLIYKVTINGNILRVRTDINNLLNNGDKCLLSINKNSYYFLYPGAHKVYI; from the coding sequence GTGAAAAATGAGGCGTTAATAATTGATGATTTGCATCATAAATATGATAAGCGAGAATGTTCAAATTGGATATTAAACGCAATTAACCTGACAATTGAAAATGGCGAATTGTTAGGGTTGCTTGGCCCTTCTGGTTGCGGAAAAACTACTCTTTTAAGATTAATCGCGGGGTTCGAATATCCCTCTAAAGGGAGGATTTCTCTAAATGATAAGGAAATTTCAAGTGGAAAAAAAATTCTTAGTCCTGAGAAAAGAAATATTGGTATGGTTTTTCAAGACTATGCACTTTTCCCTCATTTAACCGTTTTGGAAAATGTAATTTTTGGCTTAAAAAACAAAAAAGATAGATCTAGAGTTGACTATTTATTAAATGTTGTAGGTCTTGATAGCTTTATTGGAAGATACCCACATGAATTATCTGGAGGCCAAAAACAAAGACTAGCAATTGCGAGAGCTCTTGCTCCTGGTACTAATTTTATTTTATTAGATGAACCATTTTGTAGTCTTGATATGCATGTCAAACTAAAATTAAGAAGTGAACTCCCAAATATCCTAAATGGTTGTAATGCAAGTGGATTGATGGTTACTCATGATCCGGAAGAGGCAATGTCAATTTGCGATAAAGTTGCCGTCATGAATGAAGGAAAAATACATCAGATTGATACACCAATTAACCTTCTAAACAATCCCAAGACACTATTTGTTAGTAGTTTTATTTTGGGTAATAATATTATTAATCTTCAAAAAAATGGTAATTCATATATGTCTTGTTTAGGTGAAATAAATAGTTCAGGGGTTTTACAAAATTCAAATATTAAAAGTATGTCAATTTCGCCTAAATTTATTTCAATTAAAAGATCAAAATCTGGAAATGCGAATGTAATATCTAAAGAATTTCTTGGAGAATTTCTTATATATAAAGTAACTATTAATGGAAACATATTGCGGGTTAGAACTGATATTAATAATCTCCTAAATAATGGTGATAAATGTTTACTTTCTATAAATAAAAATAGTTATTATTTTTTATATCCTGGAGCGCATAAGGTATATATATAG
- the pgsA gene encoding CDP-diacylglycerol--glycerol-3-phosphate 3-phosphatidyltransferase gives MLLRKNLKNLALNIPNLLSISRLFLVFPLILFLEINRPFYVFILIIIGGLTDYFDGLIARKFNLKTRLGAILDPLSDKVFYLIPLTFLCKNNYIPFWSLSLILFRELIISSLRNSTKDGLPASMLGKYKTFFFFISVITFFTPLKISLLNNLALIFYWLGFILTFMTLLGYLRIKKNII, from the coding sequence TTGTTATTAAGAAAAAATCTTAAAAATTTGGCATTGAATATTCCCAACTTATTATCGATATCTCGCCTTTTCCTTGTATTTCCATTAATACTTTTTTTAGAAATTAACAGACCTTTTTATGTCTTTATATTGATTATTATTGGAGGATTGACTGATTATTTTGACGGGTTAATTGCAAGGAAATTTAATCTTAAAACCAGATTAGGAGCTATCCTTGATCCCTTAAGCGATAAAGTATTCTATTTAATTCCTTTAACCTTCCTTTGTAAAAATAATTACATACCTTTCTGGTCTTTGTCATTAATTTTATTTAGAGAATTAATTATCTCTAGCCTAAGGAACTCTACAAAAGACGGTTTACCAGCATCTATGTTAGGTAAATATAAAACATTTTTCTTTTTTATTTCAGTAATTACCTTCTTTACACCATTAAAAATTAGCTTATTGAATAATTTGGCTTTAATTTTTTATTGGTTAGGATTCATCCTAACTTTTATGACTTTATTAGGCTATTTAAGAATTAAAAAGAATATTATCTGA
- a CDS encoding NAD-dependent epimerase/dehydratase family protein — protein MKILVMGGTRFVGKSLVGKLLSKNYDIDIFTRGNKSNPEKTNLIKGDRNNSEDIVKLRNRKYDVVYDISGRELEQTKLLLGNLDNSFQRYIYVSSAGVYKDNCELPLSEVDPIDPDSRHKGKFETENWLKNQKIPFTSFRPTYIYGPGNYNKIENWFFERLFTKKSIPIPGDGSLITQLGHVSDLTDVMIRCVNFENSKNNIYNCSGEKGVTIKGLIYLCANVLGLNQNEISLRTFDYQKLDPKSRKGFPIRLNHYQTDISKIKRDLEWVPTFDLLNGLKDSFVNDFNNKKSEQFDENSDNILFNS, from the coding sequence ATGAAAATTCTTGTAATGGGTGGCACTAGATTTGTTGGCAAATCTTTGGTTGGAAAGTTATTAAGTAAAAATTATGATATTGATATTTTCACAAGAGGTAATAAAAGTAATCCTGAAAAAACAAATTTAATTAAGGGTGATAGAAATAATTCAGAAGATATCGTCAAGCTAAGAAATAGAAAGTATGATGTTGTTTATGATATTTCTGGACGAGAGTTAGAACAAACCAAACTTCTTTTAGGAAATTTAGATAACTCTTTCCAGAGATATATATATGTCAGCTCTGCAGGTGTTTATAAAGATAATTGTGAACTACCCTTGTCCGAAGTTGACCCAATTGATCCAGATAGTAGGCACAAAGGAAAGTTTGAGACAGAAAATTGGTTAAAAAACCAAAAAATTCCTTTCACAAGTTTTAGACCTACTTATATTTATGGACCAGGAAATTATAATAAAATTGAAAATTGGTTTTTTGAAAGGTTATTTACTAAAAAATCTATACCAATCCCTGGTGACGGGTCTTTAATTACTCAGCTAGGCCATGTTTCTGATTTAACTGATGTAATGATTAGGTGCGTAAATTTTGAAAATTCAAAAAATAATATTTACAACTGTTCAGGTGAAAAAGGAGTAACAATAAAGGGTTTAATTTATTTATGCGCGAATGTTCTTGGATTAAACCAAAATGAGATTTCTTTAAGAACATTTGATTATCAAAAATTAGATCCTAAATCTCGAAAGGGATTTCCAATTAGATTAAATCATTATCAGACTGATATCTCTAAGATAAAACGTGATTTGGAGTGGGTGCCAACTTTTGATTTACTTAATGGTTTAAAGGATAGTTTTGTGAATGATTTTAATAATAAAAAGAGTGAGCAGTTTGATGAGAATTCAGATAATATTCTTTTTAATTCTTAA